Proteins encoded in a region of the Brevundimonas vesicularis genome:
- a CDS encoding DUF1294 domain-containing protein yields MSNLDLALIAILCGEVLGFLAFARDKQRAKAGLWRTPESTLLLLGLIGGLGAWMGQHILRHKTRKEPFRTQFGLVVLLNLILLAGGAAWVIL; encoded by the coding sequence ATGTCCAATCTCGACCTCGCCCTGATCGCCATCCTGTGCGGCGAAGTCTTGGGATTTCTCGCCTTCGCCAGGGACAAGCAGCGCGCCAAGGCCGGCCTGTGGCGGACTCCGGAATCCACGTTGTTGCTGCTCGGCCTGATCGGCGGGCTGGGCGCCTGGATGGGTCAGCACATCTTACGCCACAAGACCCGCAAGGAGCCGTTCAGGACGCAGTTCGGCCTGGTCGTCCTGCTTAATCTAATCCTGCTGGCGGGCGGCGCCGCCTGGGTCATTCTGTAG
- a CDS encoding dicarboxylate/amino acid:cation symporter: protein MSQSRIAAFFTSLSFFVIAALVAGVVVGALAQGSQAAWLTGALGVVESLGQVWLNALRMTVIPLVFSLLVTGIVSIADAAATGRIAVRSLVVFAVLLVGATIYAILAGLGLLAVWPIDPEAGRGLLAGVSAESLATVGEAARTDGLRAFLASLAPANVIKAASDDGVLAVVVFAVAFGFAATRIKAELRRPLAGFFEAVAETMVVIVHWVLLAAPFGVFALALGVGLRAGLGVAGTLAHYVAIVCLSQMGLILIIYVVAIVWGRISLVRFARAVAPAQVVAVSTQSSLASLPVMIERARDWLGVPQTSAGLVLPLAVAVFRITSPVANLAVCLYVAQLHGVELGLGVLIAGGLTAIAVSIASVGLPGQVSFFAAIGPICLAMGLPLGVLPLLLAVEVIPDIFRTVGNVTADLAATRIVAGEDGAGEDDRATE from the coding sequence ATGAGCCAATCCCGCATCGCCGCCTTCTTCACCTCTCTGAGCTTTTTCGTCATCGCCGCCCTGGTCGCCGGCGTCGTCGTCGGCGCCCTGGCGCAAGGGTCGCAGGCCGCCTGGCTGACCGGCGCCTTGGGCGTGGTCGAGAGCCTGGGCCAGGTGTGGCTGAACGCCCTGCGCATGACCGTCATTCCCCTGGTGTTCAGCCTGCTGGTGACCGGCATCGTCTCCATCGCCGATGCGGCGGCGACGGGCCGGATCGCGGTGCGGTCGCTGGTGGTGTTCGCGGTGCTGCTGGTCGGGGCGACGATCTATGCGATCCTTGCGGGCCTGGGCCTGCTGGCGGTCTGGCCGATCGATCCGGAGGCGGGGCGTGGCCTGCTGGCGGGCGTCAGCGCCGAATCGCTGGCGACCGTGGGCGAGGCGGCGCGCACCGACGGCCTGCGCGCCTTCCTGGCCAGTCTGGCGCCGGCCAATGTCATCAAGGCGGCGTCCGACGACGGGGTGCTGGCGGTGGTGGTCTTCGCCGTCGCCTTCGGCTTCGCCGCGACACGGATCAAGGCCGAGCTGCGGCGACCTCTGGCCGGCTTCTTCGAGGCGGTGGCCGAGACCATGGTGGTCATCGTCCACTGGGTGCTGCTGGCCGCGCCGTTCGGGGTGTTCGCCCTGGCGCTGGGCGTGGGTTTGCGTGCGGGCCTGGGGGTGGCGGGGACGCTGGCCCACTACGTCGCCATCGTCTGCCTGAGCCAGATGGGGCTGATCCTGATCATCTATGTCGTGGCGATTGTGTGGGGGCGGATTTCGCTGGTTCGTTTCGCGCGCGCCGTGGCCCCGGCCCAGGTCGTCGCCGTCTCGACCCAGTCGTCGCTGGCCAGCCTGCCGGTCATGATCGAGCGCGCGCGCGACTGGCTGGGCGTGCCGCAGACGTCGGCAGGTCTGGTGCTGCCGCTGGCGGTGGCGGTTTTCCGCATCACAAGCCCGGTCGCCAACCTGGCGGTCTGCCTCTACGTGGCGCAATTGCACGGGGTGGAGCTAGGCCTCGGCGTACTGATCGCCGGCGGACTGACAGCCATCGCCGTGTCCATCGCCTCGGTCGGCCTGCCGGGCCAGGTCAGCTTCTTCGCCGCCATCGGCCCCATCTGCCTGGCCATGGGCCTGCCGCTTGGCGTGCTGCCGCTGCTGCTGGCGGTCGAGGTCATCCCCGACATCTTCCGCACCGTCGGCAATGTCACCGCCGACCTGGCCGCGACCCGGATCGTGGCGGGCGAAGATGGAGCGGGCGAGGACGATCGCGCTACAGAATGA
- a CDS encoding cysteine protease has translation MSRLNKLVPLIGSLLLSKGGRRVAGRHAGKLALATLAYEVWRDRREGAKPKVAPQPRGRWSGRRPR, from the coding sequence ATGTCCCGTCTGAACAAACTCGTCCCGTTGATCGGCAGCCTGCTGCTCTCCAAGGGCGGCCGCCGCGTCGCCGGTCGTCACGCCGGCAAACTGGCTCTGGCGACCCTGGCCTATGAGGTCTGGCGCGACCGCCGCGAAGGCGCCAAGCCCAAGGTCGCGCCGCAACCCCGCGGACGCTGGAGCGGCCGCCGCCCGCGTTGA
- a CDS encoding glutathione S-transferase family protein → MIKVHHLNDSRSQRVLWLLEELGLDYEVVRYERNPGNRLAPPELLAIHPLGKSPVIEDGAVKVAETGAIVEYLLDTYGQGRLRPAAGTEDGRRFTYWLHYAEGSAMPPLLLKLVFSMLPRRAPALLKPIVNGVANKAITSFVDPQLRTHVVFWEDELGRSEWFAGDQFTAADIMMSFPVEAGADRAFNAETKPHLKAFLNRIHARPAYQRALERGGPYSYA, encoded by the coding sequence ATGATCAAAGTCCACCATCTGAACGACAGCCGCTCGCAACGCGTCCTGTGGCTACTCGAAGAGCTGGGCCTGGACTATGAGGTCGTGCGCTATGAACGAAACCCCGGAAACCGGCTGGCGCCCCCCGAACTGCTGGCGATCCACCCGCTGGGCAAGTCGCCGGTCATCGAGGACGGCGCGGTCAAGGTCGCAGAGACCGGGGCCATCGTCGAATATCTGCTCGATACCTATGGTCAGGGCCGGCTGCGTCCGGCGGCGGGAACCGAGGACGGCCGTCGTTTCACCTATTGGCTGCACTATGCCGAGGGGTCGGCCATGCCCCCTTTGCTGCTGAAGCTAGTGTTCAGCATGCTCCCACGCCGTGCGCCGGCCCTGCTGAAGCCGATCGTCAATGGCGTCGCCAACAAGGCGATCACCAGTTTCGTCGACCCGCAACTGCGCACCCATGTCGTCTTCTGGGAGGACGAACTGGGCCGCTCGGAATGGTTCGCGGGCGATCAGTTCACCGCCGCCGACATCATGATGAGCTTTCCAGTCGAGGCCGGCGCCGACCGCGCCTTCAATGCCGAGACCAAACCTCATCTGAAGGCCTTCTTGAACCGCATCCACGCGCGGCCTGCCTATCAACGCGCGCTCGAACGCGGCGGTCCCTACAGCTACGCGTGA
- the greA gene encoding transcription elongation factor GreA, with protein MEKVPMTGEGYRALDDQLKQLKSVERPSVIAAISEAREHGDLSENAEYHAAKERQGWIEGQIAEIEDKISRAQVIDVSKLSGSQVKFGATVTVVDEDTEEEATYQIVGEHEADVKKGKISIASPIARAMISKEVGDVVEVNTPGGVKAYEILKVEWK; from the coding sequence ATGGAAAAAGTGCCGATGACGGGCGAGGGCTACCGTGCCCTCGACGATCAACTGAAGCAATTGAAGTCGGTCGAAAGGCCGAGCGTGATCGCCGCCATTTCCGAGGCGCGTGAGCACGGCGATCTGTCCGAAAACGCTGAATACCATGCCGCCAAGGAGCGTCAGGGCTGGATCGAAGGCCAGATCGCCGAGATCGAGGACAAGATCAGCCGCGCCCAGGTCATCGACGTGTCCAAACTGTCGGGCAGCCAGGTCAAGTTCGGCGCCACGGTCACCGTGGTGGACGAAGACACCGAGGAAGAGGCCACCTATCAGATCGTCGGCGAACACGAAGCCGATGTGAAGAAGGGCAAGATCTCGATCGCCTCGCCGATCGCGCGCGCCATGATTTCCAAGGAAGTCGGCGACGTCGTGGAGGTCAACACCCCCGGCGGCGTGAAGGCCTACGAGATCCTCAAGGTCGAGTGGAAGTAA
- a CDS encoding mitochondrial fission ELM1 family protein has product MAGAASARPLSPNPLAIWVVSDGRAGIENQALGLAEAVQRLTLAEITIKHIRWRPIFDRLPSALKTPAMLASAPLTGPWPDLWIATGRATLPLSTRVKAWSGGKTFVVQTQDPRWANDRYDLIVAPAHDGLSGDNVFEITGSPHRITPQRIAEAAPAFADRIAPLPHPRVAVLIGGKSKAFDLTEAHAADLADQIADAVRASGGALMLTFSRRTPDAAKAVMTARLSDLPGWIWDGAGDNPLFGFMHFADHILVTEDSANMAAEAASTGKPVHVLPMIPLKAGDKFARLYDDLQSRGATRPFDGALDGWTYDPLAETDRAARAVLEALQTR; this is encoded by the coding sequence ATGGCGGGGGCAGCGTCCGCGCGCCCCCTCTCGCCCAATCCTTTGGCCATCTGGGTCGTCTCCGACGGCCGCGCTGGCATAGAGAATCAGGCGCTGGGTCTCGCCGAGGCCGTTCAGCGCCTGACCCTGGCCGAAATCACGATCAAACATATCCGCTGGCGGCCGATCTTCGACCGCCTGCCGTCGGCGTTGAAGACCCCGGCTATGCTGGCGTCCGCGCCGCTGACCGGCCCCTGGCCCGACCTATGGATCGCCACGGGTCGTGCGACCCTGCCGCTGTCGACCCGCGTCAAGGCCTGGAGCGGCGGCAAGACCTTCGTCGTCCAAACCCAGGATCCACGCTGGGCCAACGATCGCTACGATCTGATCGTCGCGCCCGCCCATGACGGTCTGTCGGGCGACAATGTCTTTGAAATCACCGGCTCACCCCATCGCATCACGCCGCAGCGGATCGCCGAGGCCGCGCCCGCCTTCGCCGACCGGATCGCCCCCCTGCCTCATCCGCGCGTCGCCGTGCTGATCGGCGGCAAGTCCAAGGCTTTCGACCTGACCGAGGCCCATGCGGCGGACCTGGCCGACCAGATCGCGGACGCCGTGCGAGCATCTGGCGGCGCACTGATGCTGACCTTCTCACGTCGCACGCCCGATGCGGCCAAGGCCGTCATGACCGCTCGCCTGTCGGATCTGCCGGGCTGGATCTGGGACGGGGCAGGCGACAACCCCCTGTTCGGCTTCATGCATTTCGCCGACCACATCCTGGTGACCGAGGACAGCGCCAACATGGCCGCCGAGGCCGCCTCGACCGGCAAGCCGGTCCACGTCCTGCCGATGATCCCGCTGAAGGCCGGCGACAAGTTCGCTCGCCTGTACGACGACCTGCAATCGCGCGGCGCAACCCGTCCGTTCGACGGCGCGCTGGACGGCTGGACTTACGACCCGCTGGCCGAAACCGACCGCGCCGCGCGCGCCGTTCTGGAAGCGTTGCAGACCCGATAG
- the trxB gene encoding thioredoxin-disulfide reductase codes for MTQARTVRVAIIGSGPAGWTAAIYAARASLNPVVIAGIQPGGQLTITTDVENYPGFADTIQGPWLMEQMQAQALHVGTEVIHDIVVSADLSQRPFRLTLDSGEEMLAETVIISTGAQAKWLGLESEAAYQGFGVSACATCDGFFYRGKEVVVVGGGNTAVEEALFLTNFASKVTVVHRRDEFRAEKILQDRLFAHPKVEVIWNSAIEEIVGVVDGMAKNVTGVRLKNVQDGSTREIPADGVFIAIGHAPSSELFKGQLETNAGGYLRVKPGTASTEIEGVWAAGDVTDDVYRQAVTAAGMGCMAALEVSRFLAEEDHAKAHNPISHAEAEKIGVW; via the coding sequence ATGACCCAAGCTCGTACCGTTCGCGTCGCCATCATCGGTTCCGGCCCCGCCGGCTGGACCGCCGCCATCTACGCCGCCCGCGCCTCGCTGAACCCCGTCGTCATCGCTGGCATCCAGCCAGGTGGCCAGCTGACCATCACCACCGACGTCGAGAACTATCCCGGCTTCGCCGACACCATCCAGGGCCCCTGGCTGATGGAGCAGATGCAGGCCCAGGCCCTGCATGTCGGGACCGAAGTCATCCACGACATCGTGGTCTCCGCCGACCTGTCGCAACGCCCGTTCCGCCTGACGCTGGACAGCGGCGAAGAGATGCTGGCCGAGACGGTCATCATCTCCACGGGCGCCCAGGCCAAATGGCTGGGGCTGGAGAGCGAGGCCGCCTATCAGGGCTTTGGCGTCTCGGCCTGCGCCACCTGCGACGGCTTCTTCTATCGCGGCAAGGAAGTCGTGGTCGTCGGCGGCGGCAACACCGCCGTCGAAGAGGCGCTGTTCCTGACCAACTTCGCCTCCAAGGTCACGGTCGTTCACCGCCGCGACGAGTTCCGCGCCGAGAAGATCCTGCAGGACCGGCTGTTCGCACACCCCAAGGTCGAAGTTATCTGGAACTCGGCGATCGAGGAGATCGTCGGCGTCGTGGACGGCATGGCCAAGAACGTGACCGGCGTTCGGCTCAAGAACGTCCAGGACGGCTCGACCCGGGAAATCCCCGCCGACGGCGTCTTCATCGCCATCGGCCACGCCCCGTCGTCGGAACTGTTCAAGGGTCAGTTGGAGACAAACGCCGGCGGCTATCTGCGGGTCAAGCCCGGCACCGCCTCGACCGAGATCGAAGGCGTCTGGGCCGCTGGCGACGTGACCGACGACGTCTATCGCCAGGCCGTCACCGCCGCCGGCATGGGCTGCATGGCCGCCCTGGAAGTCAGCCGCTTCCTCGCCGAAGAGGACCACGCCAAGGCCCACAACCCCATCAGCCATGCCGAGGCGGAGAAGATCGGGGTCTGGTGA
- a CDS encoding aldo/keto reductase, with protein MTTLTKRKLGSSGLDIAPLVFGGNVFGWTADEATSFALLDGFVEAGFDAIDTADAYSRWVPGHSGGESETIIGKWLKARGRRDDVKILTKVGSDMGQGHNDLSPAWIETAVEASLRRLQTDYIDLYQTHWPDPKTPQEETLRALDELVQAGKVRAIGTSNHSAEQVSEALAISDREGLAAYATIQPHYNLYSRDTFEGGLQELAVKKGLGVITYFSLESGFLTGKYKTVDQIAGTKREGMLKDKFDERGVRILAVLDAVAQKNEATSAQVALAWLLAQPGVTAPIVSATSTDQLADTLKAATLTLSDEDLAELTQASAY; from the coding sequence ATGACGACCCTGACCAAACGCAAGCTCGGCTCCAGCGGCCTGGACATCGCCCCCCTGGTGTTCGGCGGCAACGTCTTCGGCTGGACGGCCGATGAGGCGACCTCCTTCGCCCTGTTGGATGGGTTCGTCGAGGCCGGGTTCGACGCCATCGACACCGCCGACGCCTATTCGCGCTGGGTTCCGGGCCACTCTGGCGGCGAAAGCGAGACGATCATCGGCAAGTGGCTGAAGGCGCGCGGCCGGCGCGACGACGTCAAAATCCTGACCAAGGTCGGATCGGACATGGGGCAGGGTCACAACGACCTGTCGCCGGCCTGGATCGAGACGGCGGTCGAGGCGTCGCTGCGCCGGCTCCAGACCGACTATATCGACCTGTATCAGACCCACTGGCCCGACCCGAAGACGCCGCAGGAGGAGACGCTGCGCGCGCTGGATGAGCTGGTGCAAGCCGGCAAGGTGCGGGCCATCGGCACGTCGAACCACTCGGCCGAACAGGTCTCCGAGGCCCTGGCGATCTCCGACCGAGAGGGCTTGGCCGCCTATGCGACGATCCAGCCGCACTACAACCTCTACAGCCGCGACACCTTCGAGGGCGGGTTGCAGGAGCTGGCCGTCAAGAAGGGGCTGGGCGTCATCACCTATTTCAGCCTGGAGAGCGGCTTCCTGACCGGCAAATACAAGACCGTCGATCAGATCGCCGGGACCAAGCGCGAGGGGATGCTGAAGGACAAGTTCGACGAGCGCGGCGTGCGTATCCTAGCGGTTCTGGACGCCGTGGCCCAGAAGAATGAGGCCACCTCCGCCCAGGTCGCCCTGGCCTGGCTGCTGGCCCAGCCGGGCGTGACGGCCCCGATTGTCAGCGCCACCTCGACCGACCAACTGGCCGACACGCTGAAGGCGGCGACTCTGACGCTGTCGGACGAGGATCTGGCTGAACTGACGCAGGCCTCGGCCTACTGA
- a CDS encoding response regulator codes for MTARILIIEDEALVAMELRFVLEDLGHEVLGVAATAQAARDLVSEKDVDLALVDIHLSDGPTGINLGRELGQDMGVSVLFMTANPGMVRDGVAGTIGVLSKPTDEHAVQTAVDYALRRRQGQPVDYAPPGLQLFA; via the coding sequence ATGACTGCGCGTATCCTCATCATCGAAGACGAAGCTCTCGTTGCGATGGAGCTTAGGTTCGTCCTTGAGGACCTCGGTCACGAGGTTCTGGGCGTCGCCGCGACCGCACAGGCCGCGCGCGATCTGGTGAGCGAGAAAGACGTTGATCTGGCGCTGGTCGATATCCACCTTTCCGATGGTCCTACAGGGATCAACCTGGGTCGCGAACTGGGCCAGGACATGGGCGTCTCCGTCCTGTTCATGACGGCGAACCCCGGCATGGTGCGCGACGGCGTCGCCGGCACCATCGGCGTCTTGTCCAAACCGACAGACGAACATGCGGTCCAAACGGCTGTGGATTACGCCCTGCGTCGTCGCCAGGGGCAGCCGGTCGATTACGCGCCCCCGGGTCTTCAACTCTTCGCCTGA